The Purpureocillium takamizusanense chromosome 11, complete sequence region ggccgagcgACAGCATCACGGTAGCCACGAGTCCAGTCTTTGTGGTGCCATGTTGGTCCACGACGTGTACATGGGCGCAAGGCAGGCTGTCGTCTCGTACGGCCTGTCgacgctgctcctcgccgtcaccgcggccgccctctACTTTGGCCACTGGTTCTTCAAGCTCTTCCGGGCTCGCTCCTTTTACTGGGGCTTGGTATGtcgaccatgacgacgactacgacgtTGGCCATAACCAACGCCGaggtcccccccccctcccccctcaaCCGGGGCTTAGTTTAGATGGCTAACAACGGACAAACATCATCtcacccgcccgcctcacAGCCTCAACCGCCCAACCACACGTTTCGCTATGGCCACCTCATGCTCTTCCACGAGGTGGCTGCCAAGTTCCCGCCCAACACCCACCCGCAGCACATGTACACGTACATGGCGCAAAAGTACAACCTCCCCGGCATCTTCTACGTCGATTGCTGGCCGTATGCCGACCACCAGATGGTCATCACCGatcccgacgccgccatgcagATCCTCACCAAGAACCCCTATCCCAAACACCGGCAGATCGAAAAGTTCCTGCGCCCCTTTACGGGCAAGgacagcatcgccgcctccaacGGCGAGCGCTGGAAGATGAACCACAGAATGGTCGGCTCGGGCTTCACCCCTACCTACATTAAGCCCATGATGGGCATGATTGtcgaccacgtcctcgtctttCATGACACGCTTCGACGGTTCGCCGAGTCGGGCGAGCCGTTCtccatggaggaggagtcggCCAAGGTCGTGTTCGACGTCATCGGCAAGATTGTATTCGGGTTCTccctcgaggcgcagcgcaaTGGCTCCCCTCTCCTCCATGATCTGAGGGCCACCATTgacccggcgacggcgatcCTGGACAACTCGTCGTGGAAGCCGTGGGCCAATCGCGACGCAAAGAAGAAGCTGAACGCGCTGAAAAAGCGTGTCTACGACACTCTGGCCAAGGAGATGAATGGGCGCCTACCGCTCCTCAAGGAAGACAAGGACACGACGAATCCGCGACGTGCCAAGAGCATCATGGACCGCATCGTGCTTGACAAGCTCCAAAGCGAACCTAACATGACGAGAATTGACCCCGCGTTTATCGAGATGGCGGTCACAAAGTGAGGCGCCCCATTGACCCCGATGTTTCCAGAATTCATGGGTCCGTTTTGCTGACTCTAGTCGCAACCAGTCTCAAggctcttcttctcggcGGTCATGGAACCACCACGGATACTTTTACCTTTGCGACAATGTTCCTGAGCCTACATccagacgtcgtcgagcggctGCGCAAAGAGCACAATGAGCACTTTGCTCCTGACCTCGACACTACGGTGGAGCAACTCGTTGCCAAGCCCACCAAGACCAATGATCTAGAGTACACCAACGCGGTCATCAAGGAGACCCTGCGCTTCTTCCCGATCGGCTTCACGATCCGACAAGCTCCGCCTGGCGTCAAGTATCTGGACTGGAACGGGAAGCGCTGGCCGGTCAAGGACTGCATGATCATCCCCTGCGCGCACACGTCCCACATGGACCCGAAGCTGTGGAACGACCCCAAGACGTTTCGGCCGGATCGCTTCCtgggcgaggaaggcgaggagaTGCATCGCTTCGCGTGGCGGGCCTTTGAGcgcggcccgcgcgcctgCATCGCTCAGGAcctggccatggacgagctccGCGTAATGCTGCTCCTGACCGTGCGGTGGTTCGACTTCGAGACCATTGTCGAGGGAACAAGCGAGAGGGTCATGTACATGGACCTGGACAAGCAAGTCGGCGACCTTGCCTTCCAGGAGGTTGGCATggaggcgcggccgcggcggagcaTGAAGATGAAGGTCCACCTGAAGGGCAAGAGACCTGTGCCGTCACCAAGTACAGATGAGAAAGAAGAAGCCGCAGAGTCGACATGAGCGCCTTCCATCGGAGTTGGCTCTCCGATAACAGGGCCACAGGGGTGCCCGGAAGCAGAAGCGTGAGGCGCGCAACGACAAATCAGGAGAAGCCATCATAGCAGGGACATCCTGGCATGAATGCCCTTGCTCAGGCACGTCGCACGACTGTTGACTCGACCACCATGAAGACAAAGGCAGCCGAGCAACATGGCAACGCCGCAACCATTTTTACCTCGATCCCCTTCGTGAGAGTGAACGTCCATGTTGAAAGCCGAAGCGCGAGCTACTCAGGGGTAGTAAGactgcacgccgccgctcagcCTGCCTTAAACATCCACCATGACCGCGCCCACGTAAAGAATAAGGAGGGAGGAGCAATGCTGCTCCTCCCAGTGTCGGCTGTGAGGATGCCTCAGATATCCCCTGTTTGCAGACTGGTACATGTTAAGGCATCACTTTCAGCTCGTAGCTCAACCCGCCAACAGACAGGGTGCGACACTCCCAGTCCCCGACCCATCAGCGGACAGTCTTGTCTTTCTTCCCCAAGGCTATCAAATCCCAGCAAACACTCCGAGATGTCGCATGTCTCAGAGGCTGTCTCGGGATCTCGTGCTCGTAGTACATGTATGGGATATCGACCCCCGCGGAGCCCCCTTCTCCGCACTCGCTCAGTCGAACCACAGGCGGCACGCGCACATTGCAGTCTGGTGCTCGTGGACATGGAGGGGGAAGATCCCCGACGAGGTCCTGTAGCCGCCCGAATCGGTCCAGATCCTTTTTTGTTGGTGCGACTTGGGCGGCGAACAGCCAGCCCGAGAaggggcaaggggggggggggcggaccACGCCGAGTTGGAGTGCGCCGTCCCTCTCTCGCTTGCGTCGGCCCGCTCAAGACCGCtcccggggagggggaagggtTTGGTTCTGGGAGAGAGATATAATACTACGCCACCCAAAGAACGAAGAGCGGCATAGaatactgctgctgctgccgccgccgcatgcatgtgagggggcggcgctgctccgTACAGCTTGGGAGAATGACAGGGGGAACTCGTGTCACCCCATCTGTGCGTCTGATACGGCCCCGAGCACTTGCAGGTTGACAGCTCAGGGTGGCACAGATGCCCGGGCCTTGTGCTACGTacccccatccatccatccatccatgcatccatccctggaaggaagaagagagcaCAAAGAGCACGCGGACTAATGTTGAGGATCGATCACCagcacgcgccgccgtggcgagtGCTTTATTGCCCTTtggcgcccctccccccccttcaagTCCTTCCCTGTTGAGGAAACCGTTTCCTTTCACACTCCGGGATCTTGGAAACGAGCGCATAGATGTTGGAGAGGATGCCTGCCAGTCAGCAACGGAGTTCAAACTGGCCCCTTGATCCTCTTCAATTTGGGTTATGCTCTAGAGGCGACCACCgaccctcctctcctcttccGTACCCCGTGTATGTATCCCAGATGCGTCCGTAGGAAGGAAAAAAGAAATGTAGAAATAGAAAATGCCGTATCCGCCGGAAAACTCCGTCCAACAACATACAAAAAACCCCGGCAGCAGGGCCCATAAACCgcgtagtagtagtagtagtactttGTTGTagttgtagtagtagtggcaAATGTAGCCCGGGAAAAGGATTATTTCCCGCAGCACGCGACGCTGTGTAATCTCAAAAGGAAACATGAAGGGTGCTCCCACTTTCGGAGGGGTTCGTcccccccgccaccgccttgccACGTTTACCAGTCCAGGTCAGGGACCTCGTCTGCCGAGCCCTCGAGCAGCGTTGACAGCATCTTGCTGAATCCCTTGTCACAAGCCTGTTGGGAGACGAAtcccgccttggccagcacgcCCAGGGCCCCGTAGATCCAGTGCTGGTGGGtgaactcgtcgtcgtccttggaTCCCAGgggcgccgagcgcatcagctcgacgagccgcgccTCCGTCAGGGGCAGGGTCCGGCCGACCCTGACCGTCGGCAGCGCGCGGCTCGTCTGCCGCGGGTCGAGCCCCGTCTTCACCTCGAAGAAGGCGTGCCCGTCTGTGCCGCCATCGGTGCCGTCGGCCAGGTggaagtagtagtagaggcCCGACTCGAGCGGCGCGAAGAGGATGCCCGCGTGCCGCTCGTCGCTGGTGTCGCGCTTCTGGCCGcgcaggacgacgatgtAGACGAGGTAAATCTGCTTgtccatcgccaccgccgctgctgccgccgtcgccgtcgccgcccaccagaCGCCCGGAGGAcagagggggggagggaagagcTCAACGAGTCGTTTCTTCTTGCCCGTGGGACCGACTtttggctgctgctgatgacgaGTTTTGTATAGCGCGTTGGGGAGGGCCGTCTATCTGGGCTTTGACGGGGAGTCTTGGGATACGACCGAGAAAAGACTACCCCTAGGTAAACGGATTCGAAGACTCGGATTCCCCCCCGGCGAATGGTTGGGGACAGCGGCGGACTTTAAAGGTGTCACCGCACCGAGTCCTGTGTATAAGGATTGCCCTCCCGAGTG contains the following coding sequences:
- a CDS encoding uncharacterized protein (COG:I~COG:Q~TransMembrane:1 (o15-38i)~EggNog:ENOG503P0RE) codes for the protein MLVHDVYMGARQAVVSYGLSTLLLAVTAAALYFGHWFFKLFRARSFYWGLPQPPNHTFRYGHLMLFHEVAAKFPPNTHPQHMYTYMAQKYNLPGIFYVDCWPYADHQMVITDPDAAMQILTKNPYPKHRQIEKFLRPFTGKDSIAASNGERWKMNHRMVGSGFTPTYIKPMMGMIVDHVLVFHDTLRRFAESGEPFSMEEESAKVVFDVIGKIVFGFSLEAQRNGSPLLHDLRATIDPATAILDNSSWKPWANRDAKKKLNALKKRVYDTLAKEMNGRLPLLKEDKDTTNPRRAKSIMDRIVLDKLQSEPNMTRIDPAFIEMAVTNLKALLLGGHGTTTDTFTFATMFLSLHPDVVERLRKEHNEHFAPDLDTTVEQLVAKPTKTNDLEYTNAVIKETLRFFPIGFTIRQAPPGVKYLDWNGKRWPVKDCMIIPCAHTSHMDPKLWNDPKTFRPDRFLGEEGEEMHRFAWRAFERGPRACIAQDLAMDELRVMLLLTVRWFDFETIVEGTSERVMYMDLDKQVGDLAFQEVGMEARPRRSMKMKVHLKGKRPVPSPSTDEKEEAAEST
- a CDS encoding uncharacterized protein (COG:I~COG:Q~EggNog:ENOG503P0RE) is translated as MANNGQTSSHPPASQPQPPNHTFRYGHLMLFHEVAAKFPPNTHPQHMYTYMAQKYNLPGIFYVDCWPYADHQMVITDPDAAMQILTKNPYPKHRQIEKFLRPFTGKDSIAASNGERWKMNHRMVGSGFTPTYIKPMMGMIVDHVLVFHDTLRRFAESGEPFSMEEESAKVVFDVIGKIVFGFSLEAQRNGSPLLHDLRATIDPATAILDNSSWKPWANRDAKKKLNALKKRVYDTLAKEMNGRLPLLKEDKDTTNPRRAKSIMDRIVLDKLQSEPNMTRIDPAFIEMAVTNLKALLLGGHGTTTDTFTFATMFLSLHPDVVERLRKEHNEHFAPDLDTTVEQLVAKPTKTNDLEYTNAVIKETLRFFPIGFTIRQAPPGVKYLDWNGKRWPVKDCMIIPCAHTSHMDPKLWNDPKTFRPDRFLGEEGEEMHRFAWRAFERGPRACIAQDLAMDELRVMLLLTVRWFDFETIVEGTSERVMYMDLDKQVGDLAFQEVGMEARPRRSMKMKVHLKGKRPVPSPSTDEKEEAAEST
- a CDS encoding uncharacterized protein (EggNog:ENOG503P7XU); translated protein: MDKQIYLVYIVVLRGQKRDTSDERHAGILFAPLESGLYYYFHLADGTDGGTDGHAFFEVKTGLDPRQTSRALPTVRVGRTLPLTEARLVELMRSAPLGSKDDDEFTHQHWIYGALGVLAKAGFVSQQACDKGFSKMLSTLLEGSADEVPDLDW